TATTACCTGCATTGGTAGAAGATTGTAGAGAGGGAATTAATTtgactttcaaaacaaaacaaacagaagtttgGGATATGGAAGAGTTTGGTGCTGTACCTActtcctttcagtatctaacAGGGGTCTGTTATaaagaaggggacaggctctGTAGCAGCGTTTGttgtggcaggacaaggggaaatggtttcaaacttaaagagAGATTTATACTGGctataagaaaaaagtttttacaagagtggtgaggcactggcacaggttgccctgagaggtggtggatgccttgTCCATggacactcaaggtcaggctggatggggctctgagcacctgatggagctgtaggtgtccctgttctttgcagtcAAGTTGGACTAGACaacctttaagggtcccttccaactcaaatgattcagTGCTCTCCCTTACAAATAATTGGTTCCCCAGCTCACGGTCTGGGTTCACTCAATATCAGCTCACCTAATGGAATATGCCCTGTGAACATCCAAGTCAGTCAGCTTTAATTTAGCACCAGTGCGTTTGTTTGCTGCTATCAACTGACATTAAAGgatttccattttaatatcTATTGAAAATTCTCCTGTTCTGGCTCTGAGGAGCACTTAAACTGTCAATTACAGCATGTGAGACACTAAGTGTGATATTCCTCATGTCATTACAAGCTTTAAGGGAGTCTGGTGCAGAAGGTGCTCTCCTAGTTTAATTAAATATCCCTGTGAACAGTCTGGCTTGGAGCATGAATGGGCTTGGGGCACTCAAAGAGCAAGGTGGGATAAGGAACCAGCCCCTTCCACCAGAGCTCATTTTAACAAGGGGTTGATTAATGTCTCCAACCAACATCTGATATGATTTTAGCTTGTTACTGACCACTTCACTTGAAATGCAATCTTTGGGCCGTAAATTAATCTTACAAAGAAGATAACAAAACACAGGATAGCAGGGGGCCATGCCCAGTTTCTTTGCAGGTTCAGGAGGAAACCTTTCCCAGCCTTGTCCTGGAGCTGGCGTGAGCACCCATGGGAGATGGCTGCACTTCCACTGGCAAGCCACCTCCCATTGCCCTCCTTCCATCCAACATCCCTCTTTTCTGACCAAACAAGTCTTGTAGTTACAAGTTCTAAACAAATAATCACTCAAAGCAGTTCATGGGTGTTACCATTTTCAAAGAGGGTGCCGTGGCATTcatcatttatatttcatacaGCAGATACAGATAATTAACTTAATGTTCCCTAAAAATTAATGTATACATTTGCTAGttgttaattatttctgtgcCATATGTACATGAGCCATACTCTTCTTATGGAGTGTAATGAGTTTCTTGCATGGAAGCTCCTTAAATCACAATTTGCTCACTCGCAATATTATCAGGGCATGTAAAattcaaaagatttttaaagatatatCGAACATATTTTATAATGCTCTGGATTTTGCAAACTACTAAGGAAATAATGGCACTGCAGTATGAAACTTTCTGGCTTTCCCCAGGTAACATTGCTATTTCTCTTTACATATTCTTGGGCCTTTAAAAGTCAAGTCCTGGACTATCAGGTATATAAAAGCAGAGAATGGAGAAGCCTGGGTAAGTAAAATAACCTCCACTTTGCTTGTAGCAGACAGATGGCTTGAGGTCTGTTTCAGCTTGAGCTGAAGCTGCTATAGATTAACATggcattcagtatttctttttaggTTCCCtaaaattcatgaaaaatacccatttttctATCTCTGCTTCATCCATGAATGCTAAGATTGCTATTGCATCCTGAGCTGGTTCTTGAGCCAAGACTCCTCTGTCTACAGCTATGGGGAGTATCAATCTGTCTATCTATCATCACCAGCTTGAGCAGATCCTCAATTACACTGAGAGACCTGAACTGGGAGTCACAAGAGAGAAGTTCCCATTCTTAGCTCTGTAGAGCTGCAAAACCAATGCTTCAGTGCTTTATGGGACCGATCCATGGGAATTATCCACCTCTGCATGCAGTAGCATTAGGCTTGAGGCAGGACATCCAGAGAATGGCAGCAAAGATGGTGgaggatctggagcacaagtcttacggGGAGCAGCTGACATTCATTCTCATTGACatagactgcccagggaggtggtagagtcaccatccctagagtCGTTCAacagccatggagatgtggcactgagggacgtggttagtgggcatggtggggatgggttgacagctgaactagatgattttttagaggccttttccaaccttaatgattctatgcaaCTTGGGGTCATCTGCAGGTGGAATGACCCAAACAAACCCACTGTGGGTACAGCTCTGCATGGCAACGAGACCTGCCGCATCACTTCAAGCATCAAGCAGACACCAATTCTTTGTCACCAAGCACCCCAGGTGGCAGCTCACCCCTGTCCAGGCCACTTACCCACTAGCACAGTGATGACCTTGTTGCTGGCGTACTGCTCGATTTCCCGCAGCCACTCAGGGAGGCAGCGGAAGGACTCCTCGCAGGTGATGTCGTAGGTCAGTATCAAGGCGTTGGCACTGCGGTAGTAGCTCTGTGTTATGGAGCGGAATCGCTCTTGTCCTGCCGTGTCCCAGATCTGCAGCTTTTGGCATAatgagagggagaggagaaaaaacatcatttaaaggtgcttttgctttttgttgttgttgttgttagcaGCGCTGTTTTAACCTAAAGGCCCTCAGGGTGCAGCAACTGCTGTGAGAGTGCTTTGCTCTTCTCCCCTTTGGCTTCCCATCCCCcatctcttttttgttttgttttcatttctgcctttgcagaTTGAAATGCAAGGCACAAAGTCAGCTGGCATCGCTGCTGACTTCCCCGCAGCACTCACAAGGCTTTCATGGGGACAGAGGTATGTGATGCAAGCAGAAACTCTCCTTCCCTGTGGTCCGACCCACAGCAGGGTCTGTCCCAGCAGTGGCAAGAAAGCCTCTCCTTGAGCTCTGAGAGTCAGTGATTTATCCTGAGGTGATGCATTGGAGGGCTGAAAACACCAGCTCAGATTTGCAGGCTCATCCAGGGACTCCCAACACATTTCTGTCAGAGGTCCCACCCCATTGCTGGCTGCCTCCCTTCCCAACATGACCAGTGTGATCCTTAACTACAGCTCAGAGGTCACAAGTCGAATCACTGCTTGGCAAGCCCTCCAGGTccagaaaaacaacattcatTTCCCAATATGAATCGAACTGAGACCGTTTGCATAACTTGACCCTCTGACAGATTTTGGTGGGTCACCAAAACCACAACTCTTCCAAAgggcagcacagaaaagcattcaaatgaACACATATCTGCTTAAAAGTGCATTGCTCTGCTTCAGCGTCTACTTTTTAAGCACCCCTCATAGGAATTAAATATGTGAAAGGCTGATTTCCAGCCAGAACCCTGTGtactttgggaagaaaaagttaaagtagttgagatttttttccatatattcaGCAGCCCACAACAGAGGAAGCCTTATTCTAGCCCAGTTCCAAAGTCAAACTATGTCAGCTACTCATCACAAATGCATTAGCTTGAAACAAGAGCCCCCACTGGCAGCTTTCAGATGTGGGGTATggtttttaaaaagtacatttttgcaaagaaaggaatttgTTGCTGGCTTACAGCTCCTGGCAGCCTTGTGCTTAATCTCTTGGCATAGCCAAGGTGTCCCCTTCAAAACAAACCAGCCTAACTCCTGATAGAAAAAGCACTGACAACTTTGTTACAGTTCTTGTTCTGTTATTTCCCAGGAAAAAATACCTACAGATTGGCTTAGTGGTTACCCTTAGTAGATAAACACTTTGCATTCATTGTGAATGAGAGGCAGCTTCCCTCTGCCCCAGCATTTTGCACATACTCTCAGCTTTCTGCACGTAGGGAAGTGCAATAAGATCACAGGTGCATGCAGCAGAGCCTGGTGTTTGTGGCAGTGAGGATGCTTATCATTGACTGGCACTGTAATTACTATCACAGTCGTGCAGCCTCTCAGAGCACACACTGCATGTCTATTTAGTCCTGTCAGAAATGATCAGATAGATCAAAAACCCCTACACTGCAGAGTGCTGTCCTGGGGTACCTACCAGCAACTCTTAGCAGCCTCCCATATGAAATGACCTACACACGACTCAGGCTAGCAAGTCCCTCTCCACTGACTTTCcaatgcaattttaaaagctaaagagtattttccccagaaattcttttatttgtaaGTCTGAAAACCTCCTTGGTGCATGGCTCTGATCTCAATGGCTTTGTAATTGAAGTAATGTACTTCCTGGCATAGAGGCACTCGTGGCTTGGGCATGGCTCCATGAGCTCACAGAAAGTGCCTCATTGCACTGAGATGTCACTTTTTCCACTCCATGCTGTGAGTCATCCCTGCTTTTCTCACTCGTTAAATGTTGATTCTCACTATTGCTGCTTGCTCAGAAAACCTCACCTACAAGCTCATTCCCTGCCTGCACCGATGCAAGAGGCAAACAGGAATCCTTCTGCCTTTCAGCAAGTCTCAATGTTGGTGTTTTCCACTAACTTCAGCCATTCAAAACCTGGACTTCAGATAGAAGCAAAGCTGTTGGGGCTTCATCTACACCTGGCAGAACACACAGATGGCAGGAGAGAAGCAACCAGGAAGGGATGGTGTCTGAAGCAGATGGGAAAGCCTTCCTCCAAGACTGCATTTCTCTCTCCACTGACCAGGAAAGTCTCGAGACAGCTGGGTTATGGCAGGTAGGTAAGGTAAAAATGAACTCCACTTCAGTGATTTCTTCACTCCTCTCAGGTCTGTAACTCAACAGGAGTGGGAGTCAGCTTTTCTAAGACATCCCTTTTGGTGTTTTCCCTTACAGTAAGTTCACTGATAAGATCCTGATGGCAATTGTGAAGAGAGATGCAAAGATCGCCCAGCATGTCTGGAGATATAACATGGAGCCCTGCAGCATGTCCACAGACCTTCTAGCAGCAGGAGAGCCGAAGCAAGAAAGTCAAACTGTCATGCCACCGTATGAGTTTACAATGAAATCCATCATGTTCTTACCTTTACTTTTTCACCATTTATCTCCACAGTTTTAATCATAAAGTCAACCCCGATCGTGGCTCCTTGGCCTGGTGGGAAGAGAccctgaaagaaaacagttttgttaaACAAGTTCTGTAGCAAGGCAGGTCTCCCTCTgggtgtccccatccctgttcCTCCTTTGCCCAGTTCCCAGGACACTTATTTCCATCATTTAAATAGAACAACCTTGAAGGAGCTGCACCGAAAGGTGtgactgcttcctctgctgctccaggtAGTGGGGACAGGGTCTGGAGAGCTCTGCACACTGACCCATACCCACTGCATCCACTGTGTGAAGCCACAAAATTTACTGTCACCTCTAATGGGAAgttaaacaaaaaatgacatttccccagctttgaattttgggtggtcctgtgtggagccaggagttgcaGTCCCTTGTGGGTGCCTTTCAATTTGGGGTATTCTATTGCTTTATGATCcacaaagggaaaaggagagggtAAAATCCCTTCTGCCTCTTCTGAATGCACAGAAGCAAGGGAAGGGTTCTCTGATCCAATTTTCCATTGCCTTGAAAGAGATGGGAACCTGAAAAGGAGTGCCCAGGGCACcatcagcagctcccagcagctggatCCTGCTcccagagcacagcctgcagctggaagTTCTCAGCTTCTATAAAGGAGGAGGACAGCCAACCAAACAGAACCCAGCAGAGCTTTTTGATTTCTGGTGTCCCAGCCTACAGAGCTGTGTTGGTTTTGGGGCAGAGCCATCCCCTGTAGCAGCAACAACATTGCCAAAGTGCAAGGaatagcagcagcagatttTGCAGTTAACCCTTCTGGTCTGACCAGCTTCATTGCCATCAGCTAGTACAGGCAATCAGAGAGCACACATTTAACATGACtagttttaaaacaacaacaacaacaacaaaaagcaacaaacataACTTCAATTTTATAGCTCATCATGCAAACTCAGAGCCCAAATTCCAGATGCCTGGtttcttccctgctgttctgtcacaagaaaaagcaaaggcagttCTCAAACCTTTGCATTTGACTCACTGTCAGCAACCAGACAGATATCCCCTCACCAGCCTCCACTGTTACTAAAAGGTTTTTGGAGGCTGCTATATGTAAAGCCACAAACAGGCAGCACAGATTTTTGCCACAAGGTCTCCTTTTGCTGTTAGCACCATTTCACACTGCTTCAGTTCATTCAGTGCCCCCATTAACTCTTCAGGTATAAACCCTAAAGGGGACCTGATGTTAACAGAAGACCTTGGGCTGATAGCCCAGGAACCAAATTAATTAATCACCTACTGAAGAACAGTGCTAgggacagctctgtgcaggagcAGCTTGGCCTACCCTAAAGGGATGAGAAAGTCCATAGAGAGAGCAACAGAAGGACTTATAGCCAGAGCCCCAGCAGGACCACATACAGCACCAAGTACTGATGCAGTGCTCGTGCTGGTACCTCACTGTGGGTGACACAAGGCCATAAGCATGGACTACAAACGCCCCTATGGAgatgcagtgctggtggggaCATCCACGCTCCACATCAACAAACAATCAACCTTACCTGGGTGAAACGTCGCACCAAGCAGGTCTTCCCCACACCGGCGTTGccaattaaaacaattttgaagAGGAAATCATAATCTTCCATACTCATTTACGCAGCTGCAAGAGAGGGAGAGTGACAACTGTGAACTGAAGCAGTGGCTGAAGAGGTGTCCCCACGttggctgtgcagctctgctgtgggacAGCTCTGAGTTTTGACTCCTTCCCGCCAGCAAAAtgctcttcctttcccattGGACTTTATTCCTCCAACTACCACAACAAAGGTCTCCCCAGCACGTGCAGATTGCCAAGATAAGGGACACAAGCCTGTCCTATCCTGGTGGCACTGCACAGGCAGAGTCCAAACAGCTCCAGCAACGTCACCCACTGCACAGCTTCAGCCTGCTCCTGGCTTTCGTGCCATCCTGTGAGTCATCAGTGCTGCCTTCAGCCTAGGGCAGGtggagctgggatggggggggaaaCCATGGTCAGAAAAGAGggaatgcagaggaaaaaaggaaaagagggaattCAAGAAAATGCAGGCATTGTGGTTGGTGGCAAAAACCTGTCCTCAAGACTGATAACCCCTGTCCTCAGGGGAAACGGCATAGAAGACTTTGGTAAAGAGACAGATTCACAGCTGTCAGTTGGGTATCTGAGTGTGGTACCCAATCTGCTGGTACACAGGCATTATGGATGAGGAGATGGAGCCAAACATGGGGATCGCAGGGCTGGTgagaaaaaagggggggaaaaagagtaTTAGGGAATTGCTGTTCTCTGACAAGCCCCATTTGGCTCACAAGATTGACTCAGCCTGACATCACAGCAAAACAGCCCTCTGTGCATCACCTGACCCAAAGGCTGGCAAGGTGAAAGACCAATTCATCTGCATGGTGTTATAGTGCGACCCTTGGCCTCTTCAGGAGCCTAAAAAAAGGCTAACCACACCAATTAGTGACTAATGATCTGCATCACACCGGCTGACAGTCAGGAGGGCGCAGCTGAGTCACTGCACAGCCACGTCACCACTGAGACTGAATCCATCCCTTGCATggcactgcacacagctgggagcagccc
The Coturnix japonica isolate 7356 chromosome 1, Coturnix japonica 2.1, whole genome shotgun sequence DNA segment above includes these coding regions:
- the RAB30 gene encoding ras-related protein Rab-30 is translated as MSMEDYDFLFKIVLIGNAGVGKTCLVRRFTQGLFPPGQGATIGVDFMIKTVEINGEKVKLQIWDTAGQERFRSITQSYYRSANALILTYDITCEESFRCLPEWLREIEQYASNKVITVLVGNKIDLADKREVSQQRAAEFSEAQDMYYLETSAKESDNVEKLFLDLACRLISEARQNTLVNNVSSPLPGEGKSISYLTCCNFN